A single region of the Chryseobacterium sp. 6424 genome encodes:
- a CDS encoding SusE domain-containing protein, which yields MKNIIFKRLFFALVMILGLASCEDRELITLENGAAPILMDLSKDNLILDENFPGNPALTVTWQAAEFNVPVEAKYSVEISSDQAFTNPYQIAQTSKSETTVSFTQLQMNEAAKRVGLVPYASQKLYFRVSSFVGTDDLQQYSNITSINITPYLASPTYDYVDLYLVGNATAGGWDNLATNGNLLPLLKTKDANVYTFTGLFKEGGFKVIKEKGSWAAQYGLGAAEGLLSTDGGSGDIKVLTEGYYKLTIDIAALTYTMEPVTAPTTTYNNVSIIGSVKGNWDTDVQLTKSTFDPHLWTIKNVVLGAGEFKFRANNAWDVSWGTNAEFFGVAVQGGANIPLSAEWTYDVYFNDATGAYTVIPVK from the coding sequence ATGAAAAATATCATATTCAAAAGGCTGTTTTTTGCACTGGTAATGATCCTAGGGCTGGCATCGTGCGAAGACCGCGAACTTATCACCCTAGAGAACGGCGCCGCGCCCATCCTGATGGATCTGTCGAAGGATAATCTTATTCTTGATGAGAACTTCCCAGGTAACCCGGCACTTACCGTTACCTGGCAGGCAGCCGAATTCAATGTGCCCGTAGAAGCTAAATATTCAGTGGAGATCAGCAGTGACCAAGCTTTTACCAATCCTTATCAAATCGCGCAGACTTCAAAATCCGAAACTACGGTATCTTTTACACAGCTACAGATGAATGAAGCGGCGAAAAGGGTAGGACTGGTGCCATATGCAAGCCAGAAGCTCTACTTCCGTGTAAGCTCTTTTGTAGGGACAGATGATCTTCAGCAATATTCTAACATCACAAGTATCAACATCACGCCATATCTGGCGAGCCCAACGTATGATTATGTGGATCTTTACTTGGTTGGTAATGCTACAGCGGGTGGCTGGGATAATTTGGCCACCAACGGAAATCTTCTTCCTTTGCTTAAAACTAAAGATGCCAATGTATATACCTTCACAGGACTGTTCAAAGAGGGTGGCTTTAAAGTGATTAAAGAAAAAGGATCTTGGGCTGCACAGTACGGTTTAGGTGCTGCTGAAGGGTTATTGAGTACTGACGGCGGTTCTGGGGATATAAAAGTTCTTACGGAAGGATATTACAAATTAACGATTGATATTGCAGCTTTAACTTATACGATGGAGCCGGTAACTGCACCTACCACAACGTATAATAATGTGTCTATCATCGGTTCAGTTAAAGGTAACTGGGATACTGATGTTCAGCTTACAAAATCTACCTTTGATCCGCATCTTTGGACGATTAAAAATGTAGTGCTTGGCGCAGGTGAATTTAAATTCCGTGCGAATAATGCATGGGATGTAAGTTGGGGAACTAACGCTGAATTCTTCGGAGTTGCTGTACAGGGCGGAGCGAACATTCCTCTATCTGCAGAATGGACTTATGATGTTTATTTTAACGATGCCACAGGCGCTTATACCGTTATTCCGGTGAAATAA
- a CDS encoding SusE domain-containing protein, producing the protein MKNIFKILVVLVLPLLLLSACRNEADRDWTTPEASFKLQETNPGAAVLYPTMANNPYILTWSKVEGVSSYSVVVSAKEDFATKSVLGTSDTNTLKTNIATLNTAMLQAGVNPYAPQTVYVRVEAGTAVSNTISFTVTPYPVAVPVITNPTAGQTIVLDAANPLATAATVKWTDYSYGVNVNYTVEIAKKGSDKFVTTGATVNDKQLIWTNYALNDAALKTGLTIGVTSEMDVRVTATTTSTGGTISKVSEMVTFKVLPYQPAFINFHIVGSATAAGWNETKAQLLKNTNEISEIYTYLEQNGEFRFLGQKAWNPDNYSLNAAGIKDEYKYFNAWSTNLEPSGPDNIKFTGNSGMYKITINQNSRSISVTPSAIPTVPANVYLVGSLNGWDAGNALEMMLVGDGVFEYTIIIPDGAEFKFIGQQAWGDLEWADLKSEGDTGYLAPKGSNNNIKFDGGGANYKITANIKLGIYTITPL; encoded by the coding sequence ATGAAAAATATATTTAAAATTCTAGTGGTGCTCGTCTTGCCGTTATTATTGCTGAGTGCATGTAGAAATGAGGCAGACAGAGACTGGACGACGCCAGAAGCGTCCTTCAAACTTCAGGAAACAAACCCGGGAGCGGCCGTACTGTATCCAACAATGGCCAATAATCCTTATATCCTTACCTGGAGCAAGGTGGAAGGTGTAAGTAGCTATTCCGTAGTGGTTTCCGCCAAGGAAGATTTCGCTACAAAATCAGTACTGGGAACTTCCGATACCAATACCCTTAAAACCAATATCGCAACCCTCAATACAGCGATGTTACAGGCGGGTGTCAACCCTTACGCGCCTCAGACGGTTTATGTAAGAGTAGAAGCAGGTACAGCGGTATCTAATACAATTTCATTCACCGTAACGCCTTATCCGGTAGCGGTGCCGGTGATTACCAATCCTACGGCAGGCCAAACCATCGTGCTTGACGCTGCCAATCCACTGGCAACGGCAGCTACCGTAAAATGGACGGATTACAGCTATGGCGTAAATGTAAATTACACCGTAGAAATCGCTAAAAAAGGAAGCGATAAATTCGTGACTACAGGAGCAACTGTTAACGATAAGCAACTTATCTGGACAAATTACGCGCTGAATGATGCCGCACTAAAAACCGGTCTTACTATTGGTGTAACCTCCGAGATGGATGTGCGTGTAACAGCCACTACAACTTCTACAGGCGGAACCATCAGCAAAGTATCAGAAATGGTGACATTCAAAGTGCTTCCTTATCAGCCTGCTTTCATTAATTTTCACATTGTTGGCAGTGCTACGGCAGCAGGTTGGAATGAAACTAAAGCACAGCTGCTTAAAAACACCAATGAAATCTCTGAAATCTATACATATCTGGAGCAGAACGGCGAGTTCCGTTTTCTTGGTCAGAAAGCCTGGAATCCTGATAATTACAGTCTAAATGCGGCGGGTATTAAAGATGAATACAAATATTTCAATGCTTGGTCTACTAATTTGGAACCTTCAGGTCCCGATAATATCAAATTCACCGGAAATTCAGGAATGTATAAAATTACCATTAACCAAAATTCCAGAAGCATTTCAGTAACTCCTTCCGCAATCCCAACAGTGCCTGCAAATGTATATTTGGTAGGATCACTGAACGGTTGGGATGCAGGTAATGCGTTAGAGATGATGTTGGTGGGTGACGGAGTATTTGAATATACCATCATAATCCCCGACGGTGCCGAATTCAAATTCATCGGCCAACAAGCTTGGGGCGATCTTGAATGGGCAGATCTAAAATCAGAGGGTGATACAGGTTATCTGGCTCCAAAAGGGTCTAATAATAACATCAAGTTTGACGGTGGCGGCGCCAATTATAAAATTACCGCTAACATCAAGTTGGGTATTTATACCATAACGCCACTATAA